A genomic window from Rahnella aceris includes:
- a CDS encoding sn-glycerol-3-phosphate import ATP-binding protein UgpC, whose product MANLKLQAVTKSYDGKNQIIQSIDLDVADGEFIVMVGPSGCGKSTLLRMVAGLERTTSGDIYINDQRVTELEPKDRGIAMVFQNYALYPHMSVFDNMAYGLKIRGFGKAQILARVEEAARILELGPLLKRKPRELSGGQRQRVAMGRAIVREPAVFLFDEPLSNLDAKLRVQMRLELQQLHRRLRTTSLYVTHDQVEAMTLAERVIVMNKGIAEQIGTPSEVYRRPASLFVASFIGSPAMNLLPGQLTTDGTSLVMEDGFELPLPVPRPEWGGRELTVGIRPEHIHLTDDSQKGIPMVLNTLELLGADNLAHGKLADSGVVVRLSHEVFPTAGSLLRLDFPAKALHFFDTHSGLRME is encoded by the coding sequence ATGGCAAATTTGAAATTACAGGCAGTGACCAAATCCTACGACGGCAAAAACCAGATTATCCAGAGTATTGATCTGGATGTCGCCGACGGCGAATTCATCGTGATGGTCGGGCCGTCGGGCTGCGGAAAATCCACCCTGCTGCGTATGGTGGCCGGGCTGGAGCGCACTACCTCCGGTGATATCTATATCAACGACCAGCGCGTCACCGAACTGGAACCGAAAGATCGCGGTATTGCGATGGTGTTCCAGAACTATGCGCTGTATCCGCATATGAGCGTGTTCGACAACATGGCATATGGCCTGAAAATTCGCGGCTTCGGTAAAGCGCAGATCCTCGCCCGCGTCGAGGAAGCGGCCCGTATTCTTGAACTCGGCCCGTTGCTGAAACGCAAACCGCGTGAGCTTTCCGGCGGGCAGCGTCAGCGTGTAGCGATGGGACGCGCTATCGTGCGTGAACCGGCGGTATTCCTGTTTGATGAACCGCTGTCCAATCTCGACGCTAAACTGCGTGTGCAGATGCGCCTTGAACTGCAACAGCTTCACCGCCGTTTGCGTACCACCAGTTTGTACGTCACGCACGATCAGGTCGAAGCCATGACGCTGGCGGAACGCGTGATCGTGATGAACAAAGGCATTGCCGAACAAATCGGTACGCCGTCTGAAGTTTACCGCCGTCCGGCAAGTCTGTTTGTTGCCAGCTTTATCGGCTCTCCGGCCATGAATTTATTGCCGGGCCAGCTGACCACTGATGGTACATCGCTGGTAATGGAAGACGGATTCGAACTGCCGCTGCCGGTTCCACGCCCGGAATGGGGAGGCCGCGAACTGACAGTGGGCATCCGTCCTGAACATATTCATCTGACTGATGATTCGCAGAAGGGGATCCCGATGGTGCTGAATACGCTGGAACTGCTGGGCGCGGATAATCTGGCGCACGGCAAACTGGCGGACAGCGGTGTCGTGGTGCGTTTGTCGCATGAAGTGTTCCCGACAGCAGGCTCGTTGTTGCGCTTGGATTTCCCGGCGAAAGCGTTACACTTTTTCGATACTCACAGCGGATTACGGATGGAATAA
- the ugpQ gene encoding glycerophosphodiester phosphodiesterase, giving the protein MKAWPYPRIVAHRGGGALAPENTLAAIDTGARYGHTMIEFDAKLAQGGEIFLLHDDTLNRTSNGWGVAGELPWEKLEKLDAGNWYSAAFKGEKLPLLAQVAERCARHHMMVNIEIKPTTGTDEKTGTDVALAARELWKDQAVPPLLSSFEFDALVAAKKAAPELPRGLLIDEWHENWKALTDELECVSLHLNHKLLNEERVKAIKDAGLHILVYTVNNPARARELLGWGVDCICTDKIDVIGPDFI; this is encoded by the coding sequence ATGAAAGCCTGGCCATATCCTCGCATTGTGGCACATCGTGGTGGCGGCGCACTGGCACCGGAAAATACACTGGCAGCCATCGACACGGGCGCCAGATACGGTCACACCATGATCGAATTTGACGCCAAACTGGCGCAAGGCGGGGAAATCTTCCTGTTGCATGACGATACCCTGAACCGCACCAGCAACGGCTGGGGCGTGGCCGGTGAATTGCCGTGGGAAAAACTCGAAAAGCTCGATGCCGGTAACTGGTACAGCGCCGCTTTTAAAGGCGAGAAATTACCGCTGCTGGCGCAGGTAGCCGAACGCTGTGCGCGCCATCACATGATGGTGAATATTGAGATCAAACCCACCACCGGAACCGATGAGAAAACCGGCACCGACGTCGCGCTGGCCGCCCGGGAGTTGTGGAAAGATCAGGCCGTTCCGCCGTTGCTTTCCTCGTTTGAATTCGACGCGCTGGTTGCCGCCAAAAAAGCCGCACCGGAATTACCGCGTGGCTTGCTGATCGACGAATGGCACGAAAACTGGAAAGCGCTGACTGACGAACTGGAATGCGTTTCCCTGCATCTTAATCACAAATTGCTCAACGAAGAACGGGTTAAAGCCATCAAAGACGCCGGGCTGCATATTCTGGTGTACACGGTGAATAATCCGGCGCGTGCCCGCGAATTGCTGGGCTGGGGCGTGGACTGTATTTGTACCGATAAGATTGATGTGATCGGGCCGGATTTTATCTGA
- a CDS encoding DUF2756 domain-containing protein, translating to MKCLYGMLAALPLLFAVQTASAVEKVPNPNDPLLTNPSQQRMQQQQQNNQQMQKRQQEQDLRTSQQQQQLKLKSQIQSNQQRLQIQQNNQTLGQKLNQTP from the coding sequence ATGAAATGTTTATATGGAATGCTCGCCGCGCTGCCGCTGCTGTTTGCCGTTCAGACCGCCAGTGCAGTCGAAAAGGTGCCGAACCCTAACGATCCGTTGCTGACCAATCCGTCGCAACAGCGCATGCAACAACAACAGCAAAACAATCAGCAAATGCAGAAACGTCAGCAGGAGCAGGATTTACGCACCAGCCAGCAACAACAGCAGCTCAAGCTGAAGTCGCAAATCCAGAGCAATCAGCAACGATTGCAGATCCAGCAGAATAATCAAACGCTGGGGCAGAAGCTGAATCAGACACCTTAA
- a CDS encoding carboxylate/amino acid/amine transporter has translation MPLLIITTILWAFSFSLIGVYLAGQVDSVFSVLVRLGLAALVFLPFLRWKGHQLTTILLYMAVGAMQLGIMYLISFEAYLYLSVPEFLLFTVMTPLYVTLIYDLISGRKIRIGYALSALLAVAGAAIIRYDHISEHFIIGLLLVQAANICFAIGQVGYKRLMETRPMPQHTAFSWFYIGALLCAVVAWFLWGNPQKLPTTDLQWGILVWLGIGASGLGYFMWNYGATQVDAGTLGIMNNFHVPAGLLVNLAIWQQQPHWPSFIIGAAVIMSSLWVHRRWVVPRRAQTADDRTRAAAPNE, from the coding sequence GTGCCTTTACTCATAATCACCACTATTTTGTGGGCTTTTTCCTTCAGCCTGATTGGCGTGTATCTGGCCGGACAGGTCGACAGCGTATTTTCTGTGTTAGTCCGTTTAGGGCTGGCGGCGCTGGTTTTCCTGCCGTTCCTGCGCTGGAAAGGCCATCAGCTTACGACCATTCTGTTGTATATGGCGGTGGGGGCAATGCAGCTCGGGATCATGTATCTCATCAGCTTCGAGGCGTACCTGTATCTGTCTGTGCCGGAATTCCTGCTGTTTACGGTCATGACGCCGCTGTACGTCACGCTGATTTATGACCTGATCAGTGGCCGCAAAATCCGCATCGGTTATGCGCTCAGTGCGTTACTGGCGGTGGCGGGTGCAGCGATTATCCGTTACGACCACATCAGCGAACATTTCATTATTGGCTTATTACTGGTGCAGGCGGCGAATATCTGTTTTGCCATCGGACAGGTGGGCTATAAACGCCTGATGGAAACCCGGCCGATGCCACAGCACACGGCGTTTTCCTGGTTCTATATCGGCGCGTTGCTTTGCGCGGTGGTGGCGTGGTTCCTGTGGGGCAATCCGCAAAAACTGCCGACCACTGACCTGCAATGGGGCATTCTGGTGTGGCTGGGGATCGGCGCTTCAGGGCTGGGATATTTCATGTGGAACTACGGTGCGACGCAGGTCGATGCGGGAACGCTGGGGATTATGAACAACTTTCACGTCCCGGCCGGGCTGCTGGTTAACCTGGCCATCTGGCAACAGCAGCCGCACTGGCCGAGCTTTATTATCGGTGCCGCTGTGATTATGTCCTCACTGTGGGTACACCGGCGTTGGGTCGTGCCGCGTCGCGCACAAACGGCAGATGATCGCACGCGTGCTGCCGCGCCGAACGAATAA
- the metR gene encoding HTH-type transcriptional regulator MetR translates to MIELKHLRTLQALRNTGSLAAAASQLHQTQSALSHQFSDLEQRLGFRLFVRKSQPLRFTPQGEIMLNLAEQVLPQIQQALQACNEPHQTSLRIAIECHSCIQWLTPALDNFHQNWPQVLMDFKSGVTFDPQPALQQGELDIVLTSDILPRSGLHYSPMFDFEVRLVLAPDHPLATKTVITPEDLSTETLMIYPVQRQRLDIWRHFLQPAGVSPSLKSVDNTLLLIQMVSARMGIAALPHWVVESFERQGLVVTKTLGDGLWSRLYAAVRDGEQRQPVTEAFIRSARQHACDHLPFVRDAARPNAGVPTVRT, encoded by the coding sequence ATGATCGAACTGAAACACCTGCGAACGTTGCAAGCACTGCGCAACACCGGGTCACTGGCCGCAGCCGCCTCGCAGCTTCATCAGACCCAATCGGCCCTGTCGCACCAGTTCAGTGACCTTGAGCAACGCCTCGGTTTCAGATTGTTCGTGCGAAAAAGCCAGCCTCTGCGTTTTACCCCGCAGGGCGAAATCATGCTGAATCTGGCAGAACAGGTGCTGCCGCAAATTCAACAGGCATTGCAGGCATGCAATGAGCCGCACCAGACTTCACTGCGTATCGCGATTGAATGCCACAGTTGTATTCAGTGGCTGACGCCTGCACTGGATAACTTCCATCAGAACTGGCCGCAGGTGTTAATGGATTTCAAATCCGGCGTGACGTTCGACCCGCAGCCCGCCCTGCAACAGGGCGAGCTGGACATCGTATTAACCTCTGACATCCTGCCGCGTAGCGGTTTGCACTATTCCCCGATGTTCGATTTTGAAGTGCGTCTGGTGCTGGCACCGGATCATCCGCTGGCGACCAAAACGGTGATCACGCCGGAAGATCTCAGCACTGAAACGCTGATGATTTATCCGGTGCAGCGCCAGCGTCTGGATATCTGGCGTCATTTCCTGCAACCGGCAGGCGTCAGCCCGTCACTGAAAAGTGTCGATAACACGTTGTTATTAATTCAGATGGTGTCGGCGAGAATGGGAATTGCGGCGTTACCGCACTGGGTAGTAGAGAGTTTTGAGCGCCAGGGTCTGGTGGTGACCAAAACCCTGGGCGATGGCTTATGGAGCCGCCTGTACGCCGCCGTACGTGACGGCGAACAGCGTCAGCCGGTGACGGAAGCCTTTATTCGTTCGGCGCGGCAGCACGCGTGCGATCATCTGCCGTTTGTGCGCGACGCGGCACGACCCAACGCCGGTGTACCCACAGTGAGGACATAA
- the metE gene encoding 5-methyltetrahydropteroyltriglutamate--homocysteine S-methyltransferase: protein MTILNHTLGFPRVGLRRELKKAQESYWAGNSTQEELLATGRELRARHWKQQAEAGVDLVPVGDFAWYDHVLTTSLLLGNVPARHQNADGSVDLDTLFRLGRGRAPTGKPAAAAEMTKWFNTNYHYMVPEFVKGQKFKLAWTQLLEEVDEALALGHKVKPVLLGPLTYLWLGKVKGEQFDRLSLLNDILPVYQQVLAELAKRDIEWVQIDEPALVLELPQEWLDAYKPAYTALEQSKTKLLLTTYFDSVGHNLDTIRQLPVQGLHIDAVAGRDDLQTVINALPKDWLISLGVINGRNVWRADLSTWFDRLKPLVEDRKIWIGSSCSLLHSPIDLSVESRLDEEVKSWFAFALQKCAELALLTAALNNPTAEAQQKLAEYSAPIRARRESTRVNNAAVGKRVAAITAADIERQHVYTERAKAQRARFNLPAWPTTTIGSFPQTTEIRGLRLDFKQGRLDNTKYRTGISEHIKQAIKEQERLGIDVLVHGEAERNDMVEYFGEHLDGFVFTQNGWVQSYGSRCVKPPVIIGDVSRPQAITVEWAKYAQSLTEKPVKGMLTGPLTILCWSFPREDVSRETIAKQIALALRDEVEDLEKAGIGIIQIDEPALREGLPLRQSEWNAYLRWAVDAFKLNAAIARDDTQIHTHMCYCEFNDIMDSIAALDADVITIETSRSDMDLLESFKDFEYPNEIGPGVYDIHSPNVPSVEWIEDLLRKAADRIPAERLWVNPDCGLKTRGWPETRESLENMVKAARRLRAEKA from the coding sequence ATGACGATACTGAATCACACTCTGGGTTTTCCACGCGTTGGTCTGCGTCGTGAACTTAAAAAAGCACAAGAAAGCTACTGGGCAGGCAATTCCACTCAGGAAGAACTGCTGGCAACCGGACGTGAACTGCGCGCCCGTCACTGGAAGCAACAAGCTGAAGCAGGCGTGGATTTGGTGCCGGTGGGCGATTTCGCCTGGTACGATCACGTACTGACCACCAGCCTGTTGCTGGGCAACGTACCGGCCCGTCATCAGAATGCCGATGGCTCTGTTGATCTCGATACTTTATTCCGCCTTGGCCGTGGCCGTGCGCCGACCGGTAAACCGGCTGCCGCGGCGGAAATGACCAAATGGTTTAACACCAACTATCACTACATGGTGCCGGAGTTCGTGAAAGGTCAGAAATTCAAACTGGCCTGGACACAACTGCTGGAAGAAGTGGACGAAGCGCTGGCGCTCGGCCACAAAGTGAAACCTGTTCTGCTTGGCCCGCTGACTTATCTCTGGCTTGGCAAAGTGAAGGGCGAACAGTTTGACCGTCTTTCCCTGCTCAACGATATTCTGCCTGTATATCAGCAGGTTCTGGCTGAACTGGCAAAACGCGATATCGAATGGGTGCAGATTGACGAACCGGCTCTGGTTCTGGAACTGCCGCAGGAATGGCTGGATGCGTACAAACCGGCTTACACCGCGCTGGAACAGAGTAAAACTAAACTGCTGCTGACCACTTATTTCGACAGCGTCGGGCACAACCTCGACACCATTCGCCAGTTACCGGTTCAGGGTCTGCATATTGATGCCGTCGCCGGTCGTGACGATCTGCAAACCGTCATCAACGCGCTGCCAAAAGACTGGCTGATTTCTCTGGGGGTCATCAATGGCCGTAACGTCTGGCGCGCGGATCTCAGTACCTGGTTTGACCGTCTGAAGCCACTGGTTGAAGACCGTAAAATCTGGATCGGCAGCTCCTGTTCACTGCTGCACAGCCCGATCGACTTAAGCGTCGAAAGCCGTCTGGATGAAGAAGTGAAAAGCTGGTTCGCCTTCGCCCTGCAAAAATGTGCCGAACTGGCGTTGCTGACCGCTGCCCTGAACAATCCCACCGCCGAAGCGCAGCAAAAACTGGCGGAATACAGCGCGCCAATCCGCGCCCGTCGTGAATCCACCCGAGTAAACAATGCGGCCGTCGGTAAACGTGTTGCCGCGATTACTGCTGCGGATATTGAGCGTCAGCATGTTTACACCGAACGCGCCAAAGCGCAGCGTGCCCGTTTCAACCTGCCGGCATGGCCGACCACAACCATCGGTTCATTCCCGCAAACCACTGAAATCCGCGGCCTGCGTCTGGACTTTAAACAAGGCCGTCTGGATAACACTAAATACCGTACCGGTATCAGTGAGCATATTAAGCAAGCCATCAAAGAACAGGAACGTCTGGGTATCGACGTGCTGGTTCACGGCGAAGCTGAACGTAATGACATGGTGGAATACTTCGGTGAACATCTGGACGGTTTTGTGTTCACGCAAAACGGCTGGGTACAGAGCTACGGTTCACGTTGTGTGAAACCTCCGGTCATTATCGGCGACGTCAGCCGCCCGCAAGCGATCACCGTAGAGTGGGCGAAGTACGCGCAGTCTCTGACCGAAAAACCGGTGAAAGGCATGCTGACCGGCCCGCTTACGATCCTGTGCTGGTCGTTCCCGCGTGAAGATGTCAGCCGCGAAACGATCGCCAAACAAATCGCGCTGGCACTGCGTGATGAAGTCGAAGATCTGGAAAAAGCCGGTATCGGCATCATCCAGATTGACGAACCGGCACTGCGGGAAGGCCTGCCATTGCGCCAGTCTGAATGGAATGCGTACCTGCGCTGGGCGGTGGATGCGTTCAAACTGAATGCCGCAATTGCCCGTGACGACACGCAGATCCATACCCATATGTGTTACTGCGAGTTCAACGACATCATGGATTCCATTGCCGCACTGGATGCTGACGTGATCACTATCGAAACCTCACGTTCCGATATGGACTTGCTGGAATCGTTTAAAGACTTCGAATACCCGAACGAAATCGGGCCGGGCGTTTACGACATTCACTCGCCAAATGTGCCCAGTGTGGAATGGATTGAAGACCTGCTGCGTAAAGCTGCAGATCGTATTCCGGCAGAACGCCTGTGGGTCAACCCGGACTGCGGCCTGAAAACCCGTGGCTGGCCGGAAACCCGCGAGTCGCTGGAAAACATGGTGAAAGCCGCCAGGCGTCTGCGTGCTGAGAAAGCCTGA
- a CDS encoding AraC family transcriptional regulator — MTHLLCPLLTPVLEHPHGIRQVYFAGAQHSVPELSYQVDFPRLELILEGEQMMKCEDEQGNNQDVRMLAGDVLFIPAKGWNSPQWQEPVRTLTLLFGKQQLGFSLLNWDGAQFTSGEKGNVGRRGPRVGAFMLQALNELAWHRSDQTTAQFLVKGLLSHALDLFSSFVKTASRSQALFEAVRQYIEEHYREPLTRDSVAKAFYISPNYLSHLFQKSGGIGLNEYLNYVRLEQAKNLLKGYDMKVREVAHACGFVDSNYFCRQFRKSTERSPSEYRRQYRSQLENRAS; from the coding sequence ATGACCCATCTGCTTTGTCCCCTTTTAACGCCAGTACTTGAACATCCGCACGGTATCCGCCAGGTGTATTTTGCCGGTGCTCAGCATTCCGTGCCTGAACTGTCCTATCAGGTCGATTTCCCCCGGCTGGAACTGATTCTGGAAGGGGAGCAGATGATGAAATGCGAGGACGAACAGGGGAACAATCAGGATGTCCGCATGCTGGCGGGCGATGTGTTGTTCATTCCCGCTAAAGGCTGGAACAGCCCGCAATGGCAAGAACCGGTACGCACGCTGACTCTGTTATTTGGCAAGCAGCAACTGGGCTTTAGTCTGCTGAACTGGGATGGCGCGCAGTTTACGTCCGGCGAAAAAGGCAATGTGGGCAGGCGCGGGCCGCGCGTGGGGGCGTTTATGTTGCAGGCATTAAACGAACTGGCCTGGCACCGCAGCGATCAGACTACGGCGCAGTTTCTGGTGAAAGGGTTGTTGAGCCACGCGCTGGACTTGTTCAGTTCCTTTGTGAAAACTGCCTCGCGCAGTCAGGCGCTTTTTGAGGCCGTTCGCCAGTATATCGAAGAACATTACCGCGAGCCGCTGACCCGTGATTCTGTCGCTAAGGCTTTCTATATTTCGCCAAATTACCTGTCGCATTTATTCCAGAAAAGCGGCGGTATCGGGCTGAACGAATACCTGAATTATGTCCGCCTTGAACAGGCGAAGAACTTGTTGAAAGGCTACGACATGAAAGTGAGGGAAGTGGCGCACGCCTGTGGCTTTGTCGACAGTAACTATTTTTGCCGCCAGTTCAGGAAAAGCACTGAGCGTTCTCCGTCAGAATACCGGCGGCAATACCGTAGCCAGTTGGAAAATAGGGCGTCGTAA
- a CDS encoding PTS fructose-like transporter subunit IIB, whose amino-acid sequence MSLKLVAVTACISGVAHTYMAAEKLEKLCQHEKWPVKVETQGALGLENALSETDIAQADVVLLVTEIQLENGERFAHSRCVQTGIHTFLRTPEKVMAAVKKLATSPQGTKIVLP is encoded by the coding sequence ATGTCGCTCAAACTGGTCGCAGTAACCGCCTGTATCAGCGGTGTGGCGCATACTTATATGGCGGCAGAAAAGCTGGAAAAACTGTGTCAGCACGAAAAATGGCCGGTAAAAGTTGAAACTCAGGGTGCGCTGGGCCTCGAAAATGCACTGTCAGAAACCGACATTGCTCAGGCCGATGTTGTTCTTTTAGTCACTGAAATTCAACTGGAAAACGGTGAGCGATTTGCGCACAGCCGTTGCGTCCAAACCGGCATCCACACCTTTTTACGCACGCCGGAGAAAGTGATGGCTGCCGTAAAGAAACTCGCCACCTCGCCTCAGGGAACGAAAATCGTTCTGCCCTGA
- a CDS encoding [formate-C-acetyltransferase]-activating enzyme, with product MTLSVAPRTSSDLRIPVMEATERRGRIFNIQRFSLNDGQGIRTLVFFKGCPHRCPWCANPESMSPRIQVIKRQAKCLNCRTCLQDPNECPSGAMEYVGEDITLPDLMTRLLKDEIFFRSSGGGVTLSGGEVLMQYTFAGELLRELQALGIPTAIETAGDAPLGHLLALADHCDQVLYDFKIMDPAQARAVLNMDQPRVLQNFTALARRGVKLLPRLPLIPGFTLTLENMQQILDFLHPFNLTEIHLLPFHKYGEAKYPLLDKTYSMYKTTAPDAAAIAPFYAMAEKYGYTVTLGG from the coding sequence ATGACATTATCGGTCGCACCGCGCACCAGCTCTGACCTGCGGATCCCTGTTATGGAAGCAACGGAAAGACGCGGGCGCATCTTCAACATTCAGCGTTTTTCACTCAACGATGGCCAGGGTATCCGTACCCTGGTTTTCTTCAAAGGTTGCCCCCACCGCTGTCCGTGGTGCGCCAACCCTGAATCGATGTCACCACGCATTCAGGTCATCAAAAGGCAGGCAAAATGCCTGAACTGCCGCACCTGTTTGCAGGATCCGAACGAATGTCCGAGTGGTGCAATGGAGTATGTCGGCGAAGATATTACGCTGCCGGACTTAATGACGCGCCTGCTCAAGGATGAGATTTTTTTCCGCTCGTCGGGCGGTGGTGTCACGCTTTCCGGCGGCGAAGTGCTGATGCAATACACATTTGCCGGTGAGTTGCTCAGGGAATTGCAGGCCTTAGGCATTCCGACAGCGATCGAAACGGCGGGCGATGCACCGCTGGGCCACCTGTTGGCGCTCGCCGATCACTGCGATCAGGTGTTGTATGACTTCAAGATAATGGATCCCGCTCAGGCACGAGCAGTGCTCAATATGGATCAGCCGCGTGTGTTGCAGAATTTCACGGCATTGGCACGACGCGGCGTTAAGCTGCTGCCCCGCCTGCCGTTGATCCCCGGTTTCACGTTAACACTTGAAAATATGCAACAAATTCTGGATTTCCTGCACCCCTTCAATTTAACTGAAATCCATCTGCTGCCCTTTCACAAATACGGCGAAGCGAAGTATCCGTTACTGGATAAAACGTATTCAATGTATAAGACGACGGCACCGGATGCCGCAGCTATTGCGCCGTTTTATGCGATGGCCGAAAAATACGGTTATACCGTGACGCTCGGTGGATAA
- a CDS encoding formate C-acetyltransferase: MTSRTERLKAALFASPREISLERALLYTESHRSTEGEPTLLRRAKATAYILDNIEIALREDELIVGNRTVKPRAGIISPEMDPCWLLKELDTFPTRPQDRFNISEQDKQIYRRQLFPYWESHSMKDFINSQMPEEVKAATQTQIFSINQTDKGQGHIIIDYPRLLNSGLDSLVSELQQHVAGAPDNAFYQAALMTLQAAQRHILRYAALAEELAEACQDNSRKQELARIARISRYISGHKPQDFYQACQLFWYMNIILQYESNASSLSLGRFDQYMLPFYQHSLSHGESPAFLKELLESLWVKCNDIVLLRSSSSARYFAGFPTGYTILLGGLTDTGRSAVNVLSFLCLDAYQSICLPQPNLGVRVNELIDRPFLLKTAETIRLGTGIPQIFNDEVVVPAFLNRGVRLEDARDYAVVGCVELSIPGKTYGLHDIAMFNLLKVMELTLHENEGNTAITYPELVEQIRRKISHYVRLMAQGSNICDIGHRDWAPVPLLSSFITGCLDSGKDITAGGARYNFSGVQGIGIANLSDSLYALKGMVFDQQRLTFDELLASLKENFASEEGRAIRARLINRFEKYGNDIDEVDLISADLLRFYCKEVEQYRNPRGGQFTPGSYTVSAHVPLGAVVGATPDGRFAGEQLADGGLSPMLGQDHQGPTAVLKSVSKLDNTLLSNGTLLNVKFTPSTLEGQQGLNKLADFLGAFTRLKLQHVQFNVVNAEQLREAQKRPQDFAGLVVRVAGYSAFFVELSKEIQDDIIGRTAHQL, encoded by the coding sequence ATGACTTCCCGCACAGAACGTCTTAAAGCCGCACTTTTCGCCAGCCCGCGTGAAATCTCGCTGGAACGTGCCCTGCTGTATACCGAAAGTCACCGCAGCACAGAAGGCGAACCCACGCTTTTGCGCCGCGCGAAAGCCACGGCATACATTCTGGATAACATTGAGATTGCCTTGCGTGAAGACGAGCTGATTGTCGGTAACCGTACGGTCAAACCACGTGCGGGGATCATCTCCCCTGAAATGGACCCCTGCTGGCTGCTGAAAGAGCTGGACACGTTTCCCACCCGTCCGCAGGACCGTTTCAACATTTCTGAGCAGGATAAACAGATTTACCGCAGGCAGCTTTTCCCTTACTGGGAATCGCATTCGATGAAGGATTTCATTAACAGCCAGATGCCGGAAGAAGTGAAAGCGGCCACTCAGACGCAGATTTTCAGTATCAACCAGACTGACAAAGGTCAGGGGCACATCATTATCGATTATCCCCGTCTGCTGAATTCGGGCCTGGATAGCTTAGTTTCAGAACTTCAGCAACACGTTGCCGGCGCACCGGATAATGCCTTTTATCAGGCAGCGCTGATGACACTGCAGGCAGCACAGCGGCATATTTTGCGCTACGCCGCGCTGGCAGAAGAGTTAGCAGAAGCCTGTCAGGACAACTCAAGAAAACAAGAACTGGCGCGTATTGCCCGCATTTCGCGATATATTTCCGGCCATAAGCCACAGGATTTCTATCAGGCCTGCCAGCTGTTCTGGTATATGAATATCATTTTGCAATACGAATCCAATGCCAGTTCGCTGTCCCTCGGGCGCTTCGATCAGTACATGCTGCCGTTCTATCAGCACTCGCTGTCCCACGGCGAATCCCCGGCGTTTCTTAAAGAACTGCTGGAAAGCCTGTGGGTGAAATGCAACGACATCGTGCTGCTGCGTTCGTCGTCCAGCGCACGTTACTTCGCCGGATTCCCGACGGGTTACACCATTTTACTCGGCGGTCTGACCGACACCGGACGCAGCGCCGTCAATGTGTTGTCGTTCCTGTGCCTGGATGCCTATCAGAGTATTTGTCTGCCACAGCCTAACCTTGGCGTGAGAGTCAATGAACTGATCGACCGCCCGTTCCTGCTGAAAACCGCCGAAACAATCCGCCTCGGCACCGGCATTCCACAAATCTTTAATGATGAAGTGGTGGTTCCGGCATTTCTCAATCGTGGCGTGCGCCTTGAGGATGCGCGGGATTATGCGGTAGTAGGCTGCGTGGAATTATCCATCCCTGGCAAAACCTACGGGCTGCATGATATTGCCATGTTTAACCTGTTGAAAGTCATGGAACTGACGCTGCATGAAAATGAAGGAAACACCGCGATTACTTATCCTGAGCTGGTGGAACAGATCCGCCGGAAAATCAGCCATTACGTCAGGCTGATGGCGCAGGGCAGCAATATCTGTGATATCGGCCACCGCGACTGGGCACCGGTTCCGCTGCTGTCCTCCTTTATTACAGGTTGTCTGGACAGCGGCAAAGACATTACCGCTGGCGGCGCACGTTATAATTTTTCCGGTGTTCAGGGTATCGGCATCGCCAACCTCAGCGATTCCCTGTATGCGCTGAAAGGCATGGTGTTTGATCAGCAACGCCTGACCTTTGATGAATTACTGGCTTCGCTGAAAGAGAATTTTGCCAGCGAGGAAGGCCGCGCCATTCGCGCCCGCCTGATCAACCGCTTTGAGAAGTATGGCAACGACATTGATGAAGTCGATTTGATCAGTGCAGATTTGCTGCGTTTTTACTGTAAGGAAGTCGAGCAGTATCGTAATCCACGCGGTGGTCAGTTTACGCCGGGTTCTTATACCGTTTCCGCACACGTACCTTTAGGTGCGGTAGTCGGCGCAACGCCGGATGGCCGTTTTGCCGGTGAACAACTGGCAGATGGCGGACTTTCGCCAATGTTGGGCCAGGATCATCAGGGGCCAACGGCGGTACTGAAATCCGTCAGTAAACTCGACAATACACTGCTCTCCAACGGTACGCTGCTGAATGTGAAGTTCACGCCATCAACGCTTGAAGGCCAGCAGGGGCTGAATAAACTGGCCGATTTCCTCGGCGCGTTCACCCGTCTGAAGTTGCAGCATGTGCAGTTCAACGTGGTGAATGCTGAGCAGCTTCGCGAAGCGCAAAAACGTCCACAGGATTTTGCGGGGCTGGTCGTCAGGGTGGCGGGATACAGCGCGTTCTTTGTTGAGCTGTCAAAGGAGATCCAGGATGACATTATCGGTCGCACCGCGCACCAGCTCTGA